The genomic region GCGCGAGCGCCGTCATTTCCCGGCCGCCTCGGCGGCGGCGTCGGCGCTCTTGAACAGTATGTGGATCAGCACCAGCGCGAAGCCCGCGGGGATGCCCGCCGCCGCGACCCAGGACTGGACCGCCAGCCCGCCGACGTTCAGGAGCTCGGAGGGGTTGGCCCGGTCGTCGATGAAATAGGTCCACGAGGCCCGGAGCAGGAGCGCGGTGATCGCCGCGCCCGCGAGGTTCGCCGTCAGGCGCAGCCAGGGCCTCCAGCTCTCCGGCGCGCCGACGTGCGCGGCCTCCCAGGCGAAGTGCTTCTCGGAGGCGGCGGCGAGCGCGGCGCCGAGGAAGCCCGTCCAGAGGACCAGATGCTTGAGGACCGTCTCCCCCCACAATAGGCCGAGGCCGAAATGGCGCAGGACCACCTGGGCGAAGGCGAGCGTCACCATGACCGCGAGGAGCGCCACTAATACGGCGCCCTCCACGGCGACGAGACTCGCCTCAGCTTTTCTTAGCTGATCGCGCACGGAGGGCGGCGAGCTCCTTCTCGAACTTCCCGAGCAGCTCGGCGGAGAACAGCTTCCCGGCGAGCTCCCTGCGCGCGGCCGCGCCCAGCTCCTCGTACCGGCGGCGCGTCGCGGGGCCGGGGTCCGGGGCGAGGTCGAGGCCCTGCTTCTTCAGCGCCTCGAGGGCCTTGTCGTTCTCGGCGTTGGTGAGGTCGTTGAGACGCTTGAG from Elusimicrobiota bacterium harbors:
- a CDS encoding TRAP transporter small permease subunit encodes the protein MALLAVMVTLAFAQVVLRHFGLGLLWGETVLKHLVLWTGFLGAALAAASEKHFAWEAAHVGAPESWRPWLRLTANLAGAAITALLLRASWTYFIDDRANPSELLNVGGLAVQSWVAAAGIPAGFALVLIHILFKSADAAAEAAGK